One genomic window of Desulfonatronum thioautotrophicum includes the following:
- a CDS encoding UPF0175 family protein, protein METRTITYNLPVGVFSALRKTPEELKRDMLIVAAVKWYEMGYVSQEKAAELAGLCREDFLMALSRYNVSPFQYSADEVMQEAGYE, encoded by the coding sequence GTGGAAACCAGGACGATAACTTATAATCTGCCGGTTGGCGTTTTTTCAGCCTTGCGCAAGACGCCGGAAGAATTGAAGAGAGATATGCTCATTGTTGCTGCCGTGAAATGGTACGAGATGGGGTATGTTTCCCAGGAAAAGGCAGCGGAACTGGCAGGCTTATGCAGGGAAGATTTCCTGATGGCCCTTTCAAGATATAATGTTTCTCCATTTCAATATTCTGCCGACGAAGTAATGCAGGAAGCCGGTTATGAGTAG